In a single window of the Canis lupus familiaris isolate Mischka breed German Shepherd chromosome 2, alternate assembly UU_Cfam_GSD_1.0, whole genome shotgun sequence genome:
- the CAMK2N1 gene encoding calcium/calmodulin-dependent protein kinase II inhibitor 1: MSEVLPYGDEKLSPYGDGGDVGQIFSCRLQDTNNFFGAGQNKRPPKLGQIGRSKRVVIEDDRIDDVLKNMTDKAPPGV, translated from the exons ATGTCGGAGGTGCTGCCCTACGGCGACGAGAAGCTGAGCCCCTACGGCGACGGCGGCGACGTGGGCCAGATCTTCTCCTGCCGCCTGCAGGACACCAACAACTTCTTCGGCGCCGGGCAGAACAAGCGGCCGCCCAAGCTGGGCCAGATCGGCCGGAGCAAGCGGG TTGTTATTGAAGATGATAGAATTGATGACGTGCTGAAAAATATGACAGACAAGGCACCTCCTGGTGTCTAA
- the LOC119870456 gene encoding uncharacterized protein LOC119870456 isoform X1, protein MQMSDLPGAGRSAPPSPTFTREPASVRLSVCPCRGPRESTAHGVLPAILPSWLAGSHPRVTCEATGGWRVCRTCPVSPQKEPEGRTVRVRLALLNRPRAGCGAASRTQGLSPAWPVARMGQVHGAGSREQGASPRAWPRPGCGDPGMSQAQPLPSGGSCLELRVGPRDREPARPDTLVTRVSVLDLGALVGVISNPWTRWMAICPALEGRAIGTGRPSSWSEEAGARITDRSGFPVLAPSCMSCASLGLFLFGHAVWGAPRSSHRVGSSGGLDLALRGCEGREADPWLKLGPPAERVESCRAVGELTR, encoded by the exons ATGCAAATGTCAGACCTCCCGGGCGCGGGCAGGAGCGCCCCGCCTTCTCCCACCTTCACCCGGGAACCCGCGTCCGTCCGTCTGTCCGTCTGTCCGTGTCGGGGACCCAGAGAGAGCACTGCGCACGGAGTGCTCCCAGCAATCCTCCCGAGCTGGCTCGCGGGCAGTCATCCCCGTGTCACCTGTGAAGCCACCGGAGGCTGGAGGGTTTGCAGAACCTGCCCTGTCAGTCCTCAGAAGGAGCCAGAAGGACGGACAGTCCGAGTCCGGCTCGCACTCCTTAACCGCCCCAGAGCGGGCTGCGGAGCTGCCTCCCGGACCCAGGGCCTCTCCCCAGCATGGCCAGTAGCTCGGATGGGCCAGGTGcacggagcagggagcagggagcagggagccagcccccGTGCCTGGCCCCGCCCAGGGTGCGGGGACCCAGGGATGAGTCAggcacagcccctgccctcaggtGGCTCCTGTCTGGAGTTGAGGGTGGGGCCCCGGGACCGGGAGCCGGCAAGGCCAGACACGCTGGTGACTAG AGTCTCGGTGCTGGATCTGGGCGCCCTGGTGGGAGTCATCTCCAATCCATGGACTCGCTGGATGGCCATCTGTCCAGCTCTGGAAGGAAGGGCGATTGGGACGGGCAGACCTTCATCTTGGAGTGAAGAGGCAGGAGCGCGCATCACAGACAGATCTGGTTTTCCGGTATTGGCTCCATCATGCATGAGCTGTGCATCTTTGG GGTTGTTTCTGTTCGGACATGCAGTGTGGGGGGCACCACGCTCTTCTCACCGTGTTGGATCCTCTGGAGGCCTGGACCTGGCCCTCAGGGGATgtgaaggcagagaagcagacccctggcTCAAGCTTGGCCCTCCTGCCGAGAGAGTCGAGTCTTGCAGGGCAGTTGGAGAGCTGACTCGTTAG